The genomic region AAAGTCCAGGGTATAGCCACGGCTGATACTTCGCGTAGGATCCTTGATGATCTCAAAAAAGCGTTCATAATATTTGGCGGTATCAGGGTCGTTCACCTTTCCGAAGAACTGATAAGAAAGGTTAGCCAGGATCGCCTTGCTTGCCTTATCACCGTACATCATATCATTCTGGATCTTATCCTGCATAACATAAACAGTCGCGATATCGTAGCTCCTTAAAGTGGCCGGGATACGATGCATATTGAGTAGCCTGATGGTAGGAGCTTCTTCCATCAGGAGAAAAGAAGGATTGGACCTCCTAACGCTCATTTGTTTGGTGATGGTATGCATGATGGTCGCGATCACAGGCGAATAGGCGGTTTCATATTTGGGATTGTTCACCAGGCTTATTACCGCCGGATTTTCCGGGTGGTTGATATTCAGCGGGATTTCATCTGCCGAAAGGACCATAAATATGTGCTTGGTGCTGATTTTCTTCAGGGCATTAGACAAGGTACTTTTCACGCCGGCAGTTTGTCTTTCAGAATCCTTTCCGCTAATAAAGGCATTGGCCATGGTTCTTGAGATAGGATTTGTATCCAGGAAAGCGATCAGGCTTTCGGTATCCAGTAATTGAAAGATCATGATCAGGTGAGGCAGGGTACATAACTGGGGATAGGAGGTTTTCAGTTTCCAGATCAATCCACCAATCAAACCCTCAGCCGCATCGTTAAAGAACTTATTGGTTCCCGTGGCCCCTGTTTCTTTTTGCTCCAGAAGATTTCCAATGAGCACCCTGGAAATTTCGTTTACGCTTTCCTCATTCTCAAGATACCTTGGAGCAATGGGATTGACCCGATGAACGATCTTATCGAAGGAAACTATATAAAAAGGAATCTGTGATCTTTTAAAAACGGGATAAGCCATTTCG from Gramella sp. MT6 harbors:
- a CDS encoding type IV secretion system DNA-binding domain-containing protein — encoded protein: MTAINIILVVFGLYLLFFLNFRIFKMAYLFNLIISFCLLVYLVYPELDLNYISELSLYLGCPLLLGNTIFYVFHQDKRKENVDMKYQVTFKTNKGEFSINNIRRGVSIIGSAGSGKTESLVHGFLKHFSNYSFSGVIHDYKDFELTEMAYPVFKRSQIPFYIVSFDKIVHRVNPIAPRYLENEESVNEISRVLIGNLLEQKETGATGTNKFFNDAAEGLIGGLIWKLKTSYPQLCTLPHLIMIFQLLDTESLIAFLDTNPISRTMANAFISGKDSERQTAGVKSTLSNALKKISTKHIFMVLSADEIPLNINHPENPAVISLVNNPKYETAYSPVIATIMHTITKQMSVRRSNPSFLLMEEAPTIRLLNMHRIPATLRSYDIATVYVMQDKIQNDMMYGDKASKAILANLSYQFFGKVNDPDTAKYYERFFEIIKDPTRSISRGYTLDFDTRVTTGEKEVPKIRADVFFRLKQGEFITYADGQDRKLQFLNPSIERSLPDSSVYYSEEEIEANFKKILAEAHSIFGK